From the Cupriavidus necator N-1 genome, one window contains:
- a CDS encoding class I adenylate-forming enzyme family protein produces MPPDRDTPPRISDIPRHWAAETPGHVAVFEEGRTTTYAQLWAGIEDAQRYLQAQGVGTGDRVLITAENCLAVITLVFALSELGAWPVVVNARLSEREIEVIRAHCQPRLMLFTHAVSPDALRHGVRYRAREIAPAGLGPLMAGAVDEAGEREPEALARDVAALIYTSGTTGQPKGVMVTHRGLLHFARVTVASRRMQADDCAYAVMPMSHIFGLGTLLVSTLQAGASLYLSARFNAADVTAAIRQGAITLLQGVPTMFNRILAHVRATGAPLQPSPRLRYLYTGGGPLDPTLKHDVEAMFGQPLHHGYGMTEYAGSLFVTRMDRPRTDCSAGEIVEGAELRVVGPEGKPIPQGEPGELWIRGPGVMRGYYRAPDLSAEALRPDGWLNTGDIGRLDPDGALFIVGRTKDLIIRSGFNVYPIEVESVINTHPSVRVSAVIGHPTVDGNEEVIAFVEIRDGEKFDAQALHDYLVDRLSPYKRPERILRVASIPTTASGKLLKHQLRQMLADKP; encoded by the coding sequence ATGCCACCGGACCGAGACACCCCACCACGGATCAGCGACATCCCACGCCACTGGGCCGCCGAGACCCCCGGCCATGTGGCCGTCTTCGAGGAAGGTCGGACCACCACCTATGCGCAGCTGTGGGCGGGCATCGAGGATGCGCAGCGCTACCTGCAAGCGCAGGGCGTCGGCACCGGCGATCGGGTGCTGATCACGGCCGAGAACTGCCTGGCAGTGATCACGCTGGTGTTCGCCTTGTCAGAACTGGGCGCGTGGCCGGTCGTCGTCAACGCCCGCCTGTCGGAGCGGGAAATCGAGGTGATCCGCGCCCACTGCCAGCCGCGCCTGATGCTGTTCACCCACGCGGTGTCGCCCGATGCCCTGCGGCACGGCGTGCGCTACCGGGCCAGGGAGATTGCCCCGGCCGGCCTCGGCCCGCTGATGGCAGGCGCTGTCGACGAGGCCGGCGAGCGCGAGCCTGAAGCGCTGGCGCGTGACGTCGCCGCGTTGATCTACACCTCAGGCACCACCGGACAGCCCAAGGGGGTGATGGTCACCCACCGGGGCCTGCTGCACTTTGCGCGGGTCACGGTGGCGTCGCGCCGCATGCAGGCAGACGACTGCGCCTATGCAGTCATGCCCATGTCGCATATCTTCGGCTTGGGGACGCTGCTGGTCTCGACCCTGCAGGCCGGCGCCAGCCTGTACCTGAGCGCGCGCTTCAATGCCGCGGACGTCACCGCTGCGATCCGGCAGGGTGCGATCACGCTGCTGCAGGGCGTGCCGACGATGTTCAACCGCATCCTCGCCCATGTGCGGGCAACGGGAGCGCCCCTGCAGCCTTCGCCGCGGCTGCGCTATCTCTACACCGGCGGCGGGCCGCTTGATCCGACGCTCAAGCACGACGTCGAGGCGATGTTCGGCCAGCCGCTGCACCATGGCTACGGCATGACCGAATATGCGGGGTCGCTGTTTGTGACCCGCATGGACCGGCCGCGCACCGACTGCTCGGCGGGCGAGATCGTCGAAGGCGCAGAACTGCGGGTGGTTGGGCCGGAGGGCAAGCCGATACCGCAGGGGGAACCCGGCGAGCTATGGATCAGGGGGCCCGGCGTGATGCGCGGCTACTACCGCGCACCGGACCTGAGCGCCGAGGCCCTGCGGCCCGACGGCTGGCTCAACACCGGCGACATCGGCCGGCTGGACCCCGACGGCGCGCTGTTCATCGTCGGCCGCACCAAGGACCTGATCATCCGCTCGGGCTTCAATGTCTACCCGATCGAAGTCGAATCGGTCATCAACACGCATCCGTCCGTGCGCGTGTCGGCCGTCATCGGACATCCCACCGTGGACGGCAACGAGGAAGTGATCGCCTTCGTCGAGATCAGGGATGGCGAGAAATTCGACGCGCAGGCCCTGCACGACTACCTGGTCGACCGCCTGTCGCCGTACAAGCGCCCGGAGCGGATCCTGCGCGTGGCCTCGATCCCCACCACGGCCAGCGGTAAGCTACTGAAGCACCAGCTTCGGCAGATGCTGGCGGACAAGCCCTAG
- a CDS encoding LysR family transcriptional regulator has protein sequence MRFDLVDLKLFTHIAEAQSLTGGAQRSHLSLAAASTRIKNLEEHVGVKLLSRSSQGVKVTGAGETLLAHARRVLRQLEQLSGDLQEYAAGVKGHVRVFANTTAMSEFLPAVLRTYLVSHPDVTIDMHERLSPDIVRAVQEGMVDIGIIAGNVRTEGLEVMPYRRDRLVLATALSHPLAERGSVDFIDTLDYDFIGLPEASAIHNFLMRAAADLQRTLRWRVQVSNFETACRMIEANVGVGVLPETTASRHAKTMALRIVQLNDEWAERKLQVCVADLGALPLFARKLVDLLVEDGLGRQD, from the coding sequence ATGCGCTTTGATCTGGTCGACCTGAAACTGTTCACGCATATTGCGGAGGCCCAGAGCCTGACCGGCGGTGCGCAACGCTCACACCTGTCGCTGGCCGCGGCCAGCACGCGCATCAAGAACCTCGAGGAACACGTCGGCGTCAAGCTGCTGAGCCGCAGCAGCCAGGGCGTGAAGGTGACCGGGGCGGGGGAGACCCTGCTCGCCCATGCGCGCCGCGTGCTGCGCCAGCTGGAGCAGCTGAGCGGCGATCTGCAGGAATACGCGGCGGGCGTGAAAGGCCATGTGCGCGTGTTCGCCAACACCACCGCAATGAGCGAGTTCCTGCCGGCGGTGCTGCGCACTTATCTCGTCAGCCATCCGGACGTGACCATCGACATGCACGAGCGCTTGAGCCCGGATATCGTGCGCGCGGTGCAGGAGGGTATGGTGGACATCGGCATCATTGCCGGCAACGTGCGCACGGAAGGGCTGGAGGTGATGCCTTACCGGCGCGACCGCCTGGTGCTGGCCACCGCGCTGAGCCATCCGCTGGCCGAGCGCGGCAGCGTGGATTTCATCGATACGCTGGACTATGACTTCATCGGTCTGCCCGAGGCCAGCGCGATCCACAATTTCCTGATGCGGGCCGCGGCCGACCTGCAGCGCACGCTGCGCTGGCGCGTGCAGGTCAGCAACTTCGAGACCGCGTGCCGGATGATCGAGGCCAATGTCGGCGTCGGCGTGTTGCCGGAGACTACCGCCAGCCGCCATGCGAAGACGATGGCGCTGCGCATCGTCCAGCTCAACGATGAATGGGCCGAGCGCAAGCTGCAGGTATGCGTGGCCGACCTCGGCGCCTTGCCGCTGTTTGCGCGCAAGCTGGTGGACCTGCTGGTCGAGGACGGCCTGGGGCGCCAGGACTAG
- a CDS encoding adenylate/guanylate cyclase domain-containing protein produces the protein MDQDSRQDASDGSVMFADVCDSTRLYEQAGDAVALGAIRQCLALMKSHSAAAQGRVVKTIGDEIMVLFPAAENAMRAALDMQEAVAGLPPIIGAPLAIHIGFHHGPILSDESGDLFGDTVNLAARLASLASRGQIITSKNAVEQLSAGLRQMTRYLYPIQVRGKHQVIELYEAIWQQSIDLTLVAPVDLALARSALLSLRYRGTVFEMNTASPPVTIGRDTTMSIVVTDRQVSRFQATVEPRGGRFVLIDRSSNGTHVKIDGENALILRRDEITLRGHGWITFAQPKECIDEGIEFFVDEK, from the coding sequence ATGGATCAAGATTCGCGACAAGACGCGTCCGATGGATCGGTGATGTTCGCGGACGTCTGCGACAGCACCAGACTCTACGAGCAGGCCGGCGATGCCGTGGCGCTTGGCGCAATCCGCCAGTGCCTCGCGCTGATGAAGTCCCACTCCGCGGCCGCGCAAGGACGGGTGGTCAAGACCATCGGTGACGAAATCATGGTGCTGTTTCCCGCGGCGGAGAATGCGATGCGGGCGGCACTGGACATGCAGGAGGCCGTCGCCGGGCTGCCGCCGATCATCGGCGCACCGCTGGCAATTCATATCGGCTTCCACCATGGTCCGATCCTGTCGGACGAATCCGGCGACCTGTTCGGCGACACCGTGAACCTTGCCGCCCGACTGGCCAGCCTCGCGTCGCGGGGCCAGATCATCACCAGCAAGAACGCGGTTGAGCAACTGTCCGCGGGGCTGCGCCAGATGACACGCTACCTGTATCCGATACAGGTGCGCGGCAAGCACCAGGTGATCGAGCTGTATGAAGCGATCTGGCAGCAGAGCATCGACCTGACCCTGGTGGCCCCGGTGGATCTCGCATTGGCCCGTTCGGCATTGCTCTCGCTACGGTATCGGGGAACCGTCTTCGAAATGAACACCGCCTCGCCGCCTGTCACCATTGGCCGGGACACGACCATGAGCATTGTGGTCACGGACCGGCAGGTGTCGAGATTCCAGGCCACGGTGGAGCCGCGCGGCGGCCGCTTTGTCCTGATCGACAGAAGCTCGAACGGCACCCACGTGAAGATCGATGGCGAAAACGCGCTCATCCTGCGCCGTGACGAAATCACGCTCAGGGGTCATGGCTGGATTACCTTTGCCCAGCCGAAAGAATGCATCGACGAGGGTATCGAGTTCTTTGTCGACGAGAAGTGA
- a CDS encoding ATP-dependent Clp protease ATP-binding subunit, producing MPTLCEICNARPAVARVTVVQDGERKTMSICDYDYRQLLRHQDMLNPFDSLLGGGGLSRFFRGMGGGMDDDEHPGYSTEVPRESVDPTDAFSEQTMELLQRAAEKAHELRRNELDTEHLLYVLADTDVCTALLKELKLSPQDIKGYIDEHAQTGTAEPDAAIDRMTISPRLKKAFQFAFQASRDLGHSYVGPEHLLIGLASVPDSIAGTLLKKYGVTPEALRQKVVKVVGKGAEDGRVDTPTGTPTLDKFGRDLTAIARQGKLDPVLGRAQEIESTIEVLARRKKNNPVLIGEPGVGKTAIVEGLAQRIVNGDVPEVLRGKRLVEVNINSMVAGAKYRGEFEERAKQLIDEVTAKNDELILFIDELHTIVGAGQGGGEGGLDIANVLKPALARGELSLIGATTLNEYQKYIEKDAALERRFQPVLVPEPTVEQTIVILRGLRDKLEAHHQVTFADDAFVAAAELSDRYITSRFLPDKAIDLIDQAAARVRIGATSRPADIQELEAEIAQLKREQDYASSRKRFDEAKGFEDRINDKQKRLDELTEAWQRKTGSETLEVTVAAIAEVVSRLTGIPVTDLTQEERQKLLKMEARLRERVVGQEDAVVAVSDAVRLSRAGLGQANRPIATFLFLGPTGVGKTELAKALAETVFGDEQAIIRIDMSEYMERHAVARLIGAPPGYVGYDEGGQLTERVRRKPYSVILLDEIEKAHPDVNNVLLQVFDDGRLTDGKGRVVDFSNTVIIATSNLGAPIIMDNLEQPEDKRMPEKDLREALMKVLKGHFRPEFLNRIDDIIVFHALSRENIRAIVQIQLERVVRTAAAQDITVKLDDDLVDHLVEVGYQPEFGARELRRQIRQSVETGLAKEILGDKLKSGDSVELGYDKASDAVVFRKMEAVQKPKAGKAAAKGAAPKQADSTVAAGDSSA from the coding sequence ATGCCGACCCTATGCGAAATCTGCAACGCACGTCCCGCCGTGGCACGGGTGACCGTGGTTCAGGACGGCGAGCGCAAGACGATGTCGATCTGCGACTACGACTACCGGCAGCTGCTGCGCCACCAGGACATGCTCAACCCGTTCGACTCCCTGCTGGGTGGCGGCGGCCTGTCCCGCTTCTTCCGCGGAATGGGAGGCGGGATGGATGACGACGAGCATCCCGGGTACTCCACCGAAGTTCCGCGCGAATCCGTCGACCCCACCGATGCCTTCAGCGAGCAGACCATGGAGCTGCTGCAGCGCGCCGCGGAGAAGGCCCACGAGCTGCGGCGCAATGAACTCGATACCGAGCACCTGCTCTACGTGCTCGCCGATACCGATGTCTGCACGGCGCTGCTCAAGGAGCTCAAACTCTCGCCGCAGGACATCAAGGGCTATATCGACGAGCATGCGCAGACCGGAACCGCCGAACCCGACGCGGCCATCGACCGGATGACGATCTCGCCGCGGCTGAAGAAGGCCTTCCAGTTTGCCTTCCAGGCCTCGCGCGACCTGGGGCATTCCTACGTTGGACCCGAGCACCTGCTGATCGGCCTGGCCTCGGTGCCGGACAGTATTGCCGGGACGCTGCTGAAAAAATACGGCGTGACCCCCGAGGCGCTGCGCCAGAAGGTGGTGAAGGTGGTCGGCAAAGGCGCTGAAGACGGCCGCGTCGACACGCCGACCGGCACGCCCACGCTGGACAAGTTCGGGCGCGACCTGACCGCGATTGCGCGGCAGGGCAAGCTCGATCCGGTGCTGGGCCGTGCGCAGGAGATCGAGAGCACGATCGAAGTGCTGGCGCGGCGCAAGAAGAACAACCCGGTGCTGATCGGCGAGCCAGGCGTGGGCAAGACCGCCATCGTGGAAGGCCTGGCGCAGCGCATCGTCAATGGCGATGTGCCGGAGGTGCTGCGCGGCAAGCGTCTGGTTGAGGTGAACATCAATTCGATGGTCGCCGGGGCCAAGTACCGCGGCGAGTTCGAGGAGCGTGCCAAGCAGCTGATCGATGAGGTCACGGCCAAGAACGACGAACTGATCCTGTTTATCGACGAACTGCACACCATCGTCGGCGCGGGGCAGGGCGGCGGCGAGGGCGGGCTCGATATCGCCAACGTGCTCAAGCCCGCGCTGGCGCGCGGGGAACTGAGCCTGATCGGCGCCACCACGCTGAACGAATACCAGAAATACATCGAGAAAGACGCGGCGCTGGAGCGGCGCTTCCAGCCGGTGCTGGTGCCGGAGCCGACTGTCGAGCAGACCATCGTCATCCTGCGCGGCCTGCGCGACAAGCTTGAGGCGCACCACCAGGTCACCTTCGCCGACGACGCCTTTGTCGCCGCGGCGGAACTGTCGGACCGCTACATCACCTCGCGCTTCCTGCCGGACAAGGCCATCGACCTGATCGACCAGGCCGCGGCGCGCGTGCGCATCGGCGCCACCTCGCGCCCCGCGGATATCCAGGAACTGGAGGCCGAGATCGCCCAGCTCAAGCGCGAGCAGGACTATGCGTCGTCGCGCAAGCGCTTTGACGAGGCCAAGGGCTTCGAGGACCGCATCAACGACAAGCAGAAGCGGCTTGATGAGCTGACCGAGGCATGGCAGCGCAAGACCGGGTCGGAGACCCTGGAGGTGACAGTCGCGGCCATTGCCGAAGTGGTGTCGCGCCTGACCGGCATCCCGGTGACCGACCTGACCCAGGAAGAGCGCCAGAAGCTGCTTAAGATGGAAGCGCGGCTGCGCGAGCGGGTGGTGGGGCAGGAGGACGCGGTGGTCGCGGTCAGCGACGCGGTGCGCTTGTCGCGTGCGGGCCTGGGCCAGGCCAACCGCCCGATCGCGACTTTCCTCTTCCTCGGGCCGACCGGCGTCGGCAAGACCGAGCTGGCCAAGGCCCTGGCGGAAACCGTGTTCGGCGACGAGCAGGCCATCATCCGCATCGACATGTCCGAGTACATGGAGCGCCATGCGGTGGCCCGGCTGATCGGCGCGCCCCCGGGCTATGTCGGTTACGACGAAGGCGGGCAGCTGACCGAGCGCGTGCGGCGCAAGCCCTATAGCGTGATCCTGTTGGATGAAATCGAGAAGGCCCACCCGGACGTGAACAACGTGCTGCTGCAGGTCTTCGATGATGGCCGCTTGACCGACGGCAAGGGCCGCGTGGTGGACTTCAGCAACACCGTCATCATCGCCACCAGCAACCTGGGCGCGCCGATCATCATGGATAACCTGGAGCAGCCCGAGGACAAGCGCATGCCTGAGAAGGACTTGCGCGAGGCGCTGATGAAGGTGCTGAAGGGACACTTCCGGCCCGAGTTCCTGAACCGCATCGACGACATCATCGTGTTCCATGCGCTGTCGCGCGAGAACATCCGCGCGATCGTGCAGATCCAGCTGGAGCGCGTGGTGCGCACCGCCGCCGCGCAGGACATCACGGTCAAGCTCGACGATGACCTGGTCGATCATCTGGTCGAGGTGGGCTACCAGCCTGAGTTCGGTGCGCGGGAGCTGCGGCGCCAGATCCGCCAGTCGGTCGAGACCGGTCTGGCCAAGGAGATTCTCGGCGACAAGCTGAAATCCGGCGACAGCGTCGAGCTCGGCTACGACAAGGCAAGCGACGCCGTGGTCTTCAGGAAGATGGAAGCCGTCCAGAAGCCGAAGGCAGGCAAAGCAGCGGCCAAGGGCGCTGCACCCAAGCAGGCGGATAGCACCGTCGCGGCAGGAGACTCCAGCGCTTGA
- a CDS encoding (2Fe-2S)-binding protein: MISFQLNGKTQQVDVPGDTPVLWVLRDTLGLTGTKFGCGIAVCGACTVHVDGQQRRACVTPVSSIAGRQLTTIEGIGEDPVGRAVEEAWVRNDVTQCGYCQSGQVMSAVALLKVNRRPTDADIEQAMSANLCRCGTYARIHAAVKDAAKAIG, from the coding sequence ATGATCTCCTTTCAACTGAACGGCAAGACCCAGCAGGTTGACGTGCCCGGCGACACGCCGGTGCTGTGGGTGCTGCGCGACACGCTGGGCCTGACCGGCACCAAGTTCGGCTGCGGCATCGCGGTGTGCGGCGCGTGCACGGTCCATGTCGATGGCCAGCAGCGCCGCGCGTGCGTGACGCCGGTGTCCTCCATCGCCGGCCGGCAGCTCACCACGATCGAGGGCATCGGCGAGGACCCGGTGGGGCGCGCGGTCGAAGAGGCCTGGGTGCGCAACGACGTCACGCAGTGCGGCTATTGCCAGAGCGGCCAGGTCATGTCGGCGGTGGCGCTGCTCAAGGTCAACCGGCGCCCGACCGATGCCGACATCGAACAGGCCATGAGCGCCAACCTGTGCCGCTGCGGCACCTACGCGCGCATCCATGCCGCGGTCAAGGATGCAGCCAAGGCCATCGGCTGA
- a CDS encoding helix-turn-helix transcriptional regulator, giving the protein MLAFPLSVSTAHGRLVLRRRGYERLLLPGQQLTIEPFETFALHLDGSSTQPAACTLEIQRMIPAAQQECLHHRICKRVFLQPHYAWNAAFIAERLGMSTAQLRRLLFSQGTALTDLCRTQRLMRLLFEVMAGDAGIGDARRRVGWPASSDLDCAFYDRFGLSMEAARRLAVVRAAQRQRSVA; this is encoded by the coding sequence TTGCTGGCCTTCCCGCTGTCGGTCTCTACGGCCCACGGCAGGCTGGTGCTCAGGCGCCGCGGCTATGAGCGTCTGCTGCTGCCGGGCCAGCAGCTCACCATCGAACCGTTTGAAACCTTTGCGCTGCACCTGGATGGCAGCAGCACTCAGCCGGCCGCGTGCACCCTCGAAATCCAGCGCATGATCCCTGCGGCGCAGCAGGAATGCCTGCACCACCGCATCTGCAAGCGAGTTTTCCTGCAACCGCATTACGCCTGGAATGCTGCGTTTATCGCGGAACGGCTGGGCATGTCCACGGCACAGCTACGCCGCCTGCTGTTTTCGCAGGGCACGGCGCTGACCGACCTGTGCCGCACGCAACGGCTGATGCGGTTGCTGTTCGAGGTCATGGCCGGTGATGCCGGCATTGGCGATGCCCGGCGGCGAGTCGGCTGGCCAGCCAGCAGTGATCTGGACTGCGCTTTCTACGATCGCTTCGGCTTATCGATGGAGGCTGCCAGGCGGTTGGCGGTGGTGCGCGCGGCGCAGCGGCAGCGCTCGGTCGCCTGA
- a CDS encoding xanthine dehydrogenase family protein molybdopterin-binding subunit, giving the protein MRLMQQASGGIDRRTFLKLSVGSGFALCAVPLGAQTEAAAQPKAPVQPSAFVSIDADGTVMVTIGKLEFGQGVQTALPMLVAEELDADWSKVRCQLAPAGEAYKDPVFHIQMVGGSTSMKNSWTQYREVGARMRAMLLGAAARRFGVPAGQLKAEAGVVTAPDGRRATYGELAAAALAEPVPASVQLKSPQQFRLIGKPTGRLDARDKSTGRQQFGIDMALPGTRTVVMVHPPVFGARVARFDPARAKAIAGVEEVYQVPLAGGATGLAIVANGFWPARTAREVLQVEWDTSGVEKPDSDALLARYRELVTRPGVQARAADTSALATAPHKLTAEYVFPYLAHTPMEPLNCTIDFRGNQCTVWAGSQFQTVDQANVAAVLGLKPEQVTFNTMMAGGGFGRRAVPTSDYLFEAAQVAKARYAAGRREPIKMIWTREDDVRGGYYRPMHLHRVEIGHDGKGKVLAWKHVIVGQSITSGTPFESFTVKNGVDSTMVEGVSDSAYPFPIALEIHHPKVNVPVLWWRSVGHTHTAYVMETLVDELARAGGIDPVAYRRTLLREHKRHLAALDLAVERSGYGKRRLAGGRAWGVAVHESFDTVVAYIVEVSMRGNQPVVHRVTAAVHCNMPINPRTVEAQVQGGMMMGLGTTLPGAQITLKDGVVQQANWNDYRLATHADMPPQIAVHIVPSADPPTGIGETAVPPIAPALANAVAALTGKRHRSLPFTA; this is encoded by the coding sequence ATGAGACTCATGCAGCAGGCAAGCGGCGGCATCGACCGGCGGACCTTCCTGAAACTGAGCGTCGGCTCAGGCTTCGCGCTCTGTGCCGTTCCGCTTGGCGCGCAGACGGAGGCGGCCGCGCAGCCCAAGGCGCCGGTGCAGCCGTCGGCCTTCGTCAGTATCGATGCCGACGGCACGGTGATGGTCACGATCGGCAAGCTTGAATTCGGGCAGGGCGTGCAGACGGCACTGCCGATGCTGGTGGCCGAGGAACTGGACGCGGACTGGAGCAAGGTGCGCTGCCAGCTGGCCCCGGCCGGCGAGGCCTATAAGGATCCGGTGTTCCATATCCAGATGGTCGGTGGCTCGACCAGCATGAAGAACTCGTGGACGCAGTATCGAGAGGTCGGCGCACGCATGCGCGCCATGCTGCTCGGGGCGGCCGCCAGGCGCTTCGGGGTGCCGGCCGGGCAGCTGAAGGCCGAGGCCGGCGTGGTGACCGCGCCCGACGGCCGCCGAGCCACGTACGGCGAGCTGGCCGCCGCGGCCCTGGCCGAGCCGGTGCCGGCGAGCGTGCAGCTGAAATCGCCGCAGCAGTTCAGGCTCATCGGCAAGCCCACCGGCCGGCTCGATGCGCGCGACAAGTCCACCGGCAGGCAGCAGTTCGGCATCGACATGGCGCTGCCCGGCACGCGCACCGTGGTCATGGTGCATCCGCCGGTGTTCGGCGCCAGGGTCGCGCGCTTCGACCCCGCGCGTGCCAAGGCCATCGCCGGCGTGGAAGAGGTCTACCAGGTGCCACTGGCCGGCGGCGCGACAGGGTTGGCGATCGTGGCCAATGGGTTCTGGCCGGCGCGCACGGCGCGCGAGGTGCTGCAGGTGGAATGGGACACCAGCGGTGTCGAGAAGCCGGACAGCGACGCACTGCTGGCGCGCTACCGCGAACTGGTCACCCGGCCCGGCGTGCAGGCCAGGGCGGCGGACACTTCGGCGCTTGCCACCGCACCACACAAGCTTACCGCAGAGTATGTCTTTCCCTACCTGGCGCACACGCCGATGGAGCCGCTCAACTGCACCATCGACTTTCGCGGCAACCAGTGCACGGTGTGGGCCGGCTCGCAGTTCCAGACTGTCGACCAGGCCAACGTCGCAGCCGTGCTCGGCCTGAAGCCGGAACAGGTGACGTTCAACACCATGATGGCCGGCGGCGGCTTCGGCCGGCGTGCCGTGCCCACGTCCGACTACCTGTTTGAGGCCGCCCAGGTGGCCAAGGCGCGCTATGCGGCCGGCCGGCGCGAGCCGATCAAGATGATCTGGACGCGCGAAGACGACGTGCGCGGCGGCTACTACCGCCCGATGCACCTGCACCGCGTTGAAATCGGCCACGACGGCAAGGGCAAGGTGCTGGCCTGGAAGCACGTGATCGTCGGCCAGTCCATAACCAGCGGCACCCCGTTCGAGTCCTTCACCGTGAAGAACGGGGTCGACTCGACCATGGTCGAGGGTGTGAGCGACAGTGCTTATCCGTTCCCGATCGCGCTCGAGATCCATCATCCCAAGGTCAATGTTCCGGTGCTGTGGTGGCGCTCGGTGGGGCACACGCACACGGCCTATGTGATGGAGACCCTGGTCGATGAACTGGCGCGCGCTGGCGGGATCGATCCGGTGGCGTACCGCCGCACGCTGCTGCGTGAGCACAAGCGTCACCTGGCGGCACTGGACCTGGCGGTCGAGCGCTCGGGCTACGGCAAACGGCGCCTCGCGGGCGGGCGGGCCTGGGGCGTGGCGGTGCATGAATCGTTCGACACCGTGGTCGCGTATATCGTCGAGGTCTCGATGCGCGGCAATCAGCCGGTGGTGCACCGGGTCACTGCGGCCGTCCACTGCAACATGCCGATCAATCCGCGCACGGTCGAGGCGCAGGTCCAGGGCGGCATGATGATGGGGCTGGGCACCACGCTGCCCGGCGCGCAGATCACGCTGAAGGATGGCGTGGTCCAGCAAGCGAACTGGAACGACTACCGGCTCGCCACGCATGCGGACATGCCGCCGCAGATCGCGGTGCATATCGTGCCGTCGGCCGACCCGCCGACCGGCATTGGCGAGACCGCGGTGCCGCCGATCGCGCCGGCACTGGCTAACGCCGTCGCGGCGCTCACCGGCAAGCGGCATCGCAGCCTGCCGTTCACCGCGTGA